Proteins encoded together in one candidate division WOR-3 bacterium window:
- the dnaG gene encoding DNA primase: MIKPEVIERIRQETDIVELISGYVALKKVGRNYRGLCPFHAERSPSFYVSPERQSYHCFGCGAGGTAITFVMQYEKMEFPEAVKFLAKRLGITVEEERGGDKHQTLYDVCEKVSRFYEECLTKSATAQDYIQKRGLSNSTVKRFRLGFAPGGNILRGAARRLGLAEELLLQAGLVVKKDDGLIDYFRERIIFPIFSVSGKVIGFGGRVVGEGEPKYLNSPDTPIFHKGEILYGIFQAKSYIREEIPILVEGNFDLLTLVDNGFNNVVAGMGTALTAAQALLIRRYNRQAVLCYDGDEAGKKACWRSLNTLLASGIDPGIVLLPQGYDPDSYLRTKGREDFLGLISRRRDFVDFVIGEKMPQTVAEQREVIEELRSLLAMIPDEASRELYAVRIAKVFNINQGVLLNGKLAEKSKSEPVHPLMKSAGSILEENLVAALVQKRQFALVAVEFSFSDTVQDKTLRKIARLAEQVCDEPGFGPALLMDLIDDEEARQRIARWVFSDGTLPSEGEFRNRVRQFRARWLHQQIEEADRAGDKALVELLLQERNRLLKGVV, encoded by the coding sequence ATGATTAAACCTGAGGTTATTGAGCGGATTCGGCAGGAAACCGATATCGTAGAGCTAATCAGTGGTTATGTTGCTTTAAAAAAGGTCGGGCGAAACTACCGCGGATTGTGCCCATTTCACGCTGAACGGTCGCCGTCGTTTTATGTAAGCCCGGAGCGGCAGTCTTATCACTGTTTTGGCTGTGGCGCGGGCGGTACCGCAATAACTTTTGTGATGCAATACGAAAAAATGGAGTTTCCGGAAGCGGTGAAGTTTCTGGCAAAGCGGTTGGGGATAACAGTTGAAGAAGAGCGCGGTGGTGATAAGCATCAGACCCTTTACGATGTCTGTGAAAAGGTGTCCCGATTTTATGAAGAGTGCCTTACAAAATCGGCTACCGCACAGGATTACATTCAGAAACGGGGTTTGAGCAACTCTACCGTGAAGCGTTTTCGGTTGGGGTTTGCCCCGGGCGGGAATATATTACGAGGTGCGGCACGCCGTTTAGGTCTCGCCGAAGAACTGTTACTGCAGGCGGGATTGGTGGTCAAGAAGGACGATGGTTTAATCGATTACTTTCGGGAGAGGATTATATTCCCGATTTTTTCCGTCTCCGGAAAGGTTATTGGGTTCGGGGGCAGGGTAGTAGGTGAGGGCGAACCGAAATACTTGAATTCCCCCGATACGCCGATATTTCATAAAGGTGAGATACTTTACGGGATTTTTCAGGCAAAGTCTTATATCCGCGAGGAAATTCCGATACTGGTGGAAGGTAATTTTGACCTGTTGACGCTGGTCGATAACGGATTTAACAATGTTGTTGCTGGTATGGGAACTGCACTTACCGCAGCTCAAGCCTTACTGATTCGGCGGTACAATAGGCAGGCGGTCCTTTGCTATGATGGTGACGAGGCTGGGAAAAAGGCTTGCTGGCGGTCACTTAACACTTTACTGGCGTCAGGTATTGACCCGGGAATCGTATTACTACCGCAAGGGTACGACCCGGATAGTTATCTGCGAACGAAGGGACGGGAAGATTTCCTCGGCCTGATAAGCCGGCGACGCGACTTTGTTGACTTTGTGATTGGCGAGAAGATGCCACAAACGGTTGCTGAGCAGCGTGAGGTAATCGAGGAGTTGCGGTCATTACTCGCGATGATTCCCGATGAGGCGAGTCGGGAACTTTATGCCGTCCGAATTGCCAAGGTTTTTAACATTAACCAAGGAGTTTTGCTGAATGGCAAGTTAGCAGAAAAGTCAAAATCAGAACCAGTTCATCCACTGATGAAGTCAGCGGGGTCGATACTGGAAGAAAATCTGGTCGCGGCGCTGGTTCAAAAACGCCAGTTTGCTTTAGTGGCAGTGGAATTTTCCTTTTCCGATACTGTCCAAGATAAGACACTTAGGAAGATCGCCCGGCTTGCCGAACAGGTCTGTGATGAACCGGGATTTGGACCGGCTTTGTTGATGGATTTAATAGACGATGAGGAGGCACGGCAGCGGATTGCCCGGTGGGTCTTTAGCGATGGGACGCTGCCTTCAGAAGGGGAGTTTCGTAACCGAGTGCGGCAGTTCCGGGCGCGTTGGCTCCACCAGCAGATTGAAGAGGCAGACCGCGCTGGTGATAAGGCACTGGTAGAACTCTTGTTGCAGGAACGTAATCGGTTATTAAAAGGAGTTGTTTAA